The Trichocoleus sp. FACHB-46 genome has a segment encoding these proteins:
- a CDS encoding ARC6/PARC6 family protein — protein MKLFLGGLIVSLGLWTLPAQAQVSSAQVNALVEAIRQAAPQTGTSQDGLYSDWQVQPGNIPRWAKFCTGREVTPEQFGANANTARTIITCIIKDALQDEYPASGNSEAIAVQRVAAWWMTGDSTRYTNAATSPYTNKVLSLYQKLKSPNAASRPAAASRNAASTSSTSASTSSTPANAASPTSQNEYERYMQAGYAATKKGDYPSALLNFKRAVDERPNDTYAQKAVQNVEGYLTRSRSGSAPTNQNSAQPPATQPARNQNSSSPKTSGVVVPTQTGAANNAALSQNQAVGLITEWLTAKSRIFAPPFDRQPVQQFTTGELYGSLVRDDGAIAWLKDNQAYYRFGVQKVESVERFVADQNKATVELKITEDRTLYRDGKVDPSQTDFQTRLVRYSLESIDGAWKIADYKTVDGSVLERAVGTNAQDN, from the coding sequence ATGAAGTTATTTCTGGGTGGACTGATTGTCAGTTTGGGACTGTGGACTTTGCCAGCGCAAGCGCAAGTCTCGAGCGCTCAGGTAAACGCACTCGTAGAAGCAATTCGACAAGCCGCTCCGCAAACCGGAACCTCTCAGGATGGTTTGTACAGCGATTGGCAAGTGCAGCCGGGGAATATCCCTCGTTGGGCAAAATTTTGTACGGGTCGAGAAGTGACTCCAGAACAATTTGGCGCTAACGCTAATACGGCGCGGACTATCATCACCTGCATTATCAAAGATGCCTTACAAGATGAGTATCCTGCGAGTGGCAATAGTGAAGCGATCGCAGTGCAACGAGTTGCCGCTTGGTGGATGACGGGCGACTCAACCCGCTACACCAACGCCGCCACCAGTCCTTATACCAACAAAGTTCTTAGTCTTTATCAGAAACTGAAGTCACCCAACGCCGCTTCTAGACCGGCGGCTGCTTCTAGAAACGCGGCTTCTACCTCCTCTACTTCTGCTTCTACCTCCTCTACGCCTGCTAATGCCGCTTCCCCTACTTCTCAAAACGAATATGAGCGCTACATGCAAGCTGGCTATGCCGCAACCAAGAAGGGAGACTACCCTTCAGCGCTGTTGAACTTTAAGCGAGCCGTGGATGAGCGCCCGAATGATACTTATGCTCAAAAGGCAGTTCAGAATGTAGAGGGATATCTAACCCGGAGCCGTTCTGGCTCAGCCCCTACCAACCAAAACTCTGCTCAGCCACCAGCTACCCAACCTGCGAGGAACCAAAATAGCTCCTCCCCGAAAACATCGGGAGTGGTAGTGCCCACTCAGACAGGCGCAGCCAATAATGCGGCTCTCTCACAGAATCAAGCGGTGGGGCTGATTACAGAATGGCTAACAGCCAAGTCACGCATTTTCGCTCCCCCTTTCGATCGGCAACCTGTACAGCAGTTCACCACGGGAGAACTGTATGGTTCCTTGGTTAGGGACGATGGCGCGATCGCCTGGCTCAAAGACAACCAAGCTTACTACCGCTTTGGCGTGCAAAAAGTAGAGTCGGTCGAGCGATTTGTGGCTGATCAAAACAAAGCCACGGTAGAGCTAAAAATCACTGAAGACCGCACCCTATACCGTGACGGCAAAGTTGATCCGAGCCAAACCGATTTTCAAACCAGATTGGTTCGCTATAGCTTGGAATCAATCGATGGAGCCTGGAAAATTGCCGATTATAAAACCGTAGATGGTTCAGTTTTAGAACGTGCGGTTGGCACCAACGCCCAGGACAATTAA
- a CDS encoding glycoside hydrolase family 57 protein produces MSIGYLALVLHAHLPFVRHPESDYVLEEEWLYEAIIETYVPLLRVFEGLKRDGVDFKITMSMTPPLVSMLRDPLLQERFDHHLAQLEELLEKEIDHNEHNGHIRYLAEYYAKEFKEVRQTWEHYDRDLVKGFKQFLDSNNLEIITCGATHGYFPLMKMYPQAVWAQIKVACEHYEENFGQPPKGIWLPECAYYEGVERMLADAGLRYFLTDGHGILYARPRPRFGTYAPIFTETGVAAFGRDHESSQQVWSSEVGYPGAPEYREFYKDLGWEADYDYIKPYIMPNGQRKNVGIKYHKITGRGLGLGDKALYDPYWAKEKAADHASNFMFNRQRQVEHLHGIMQRPPIIVSPYDAELFGHWWYEGPWFIDYLFRKSWYDQQTYQMTHLADYLRLNPTQQVCKPSQSSWGYKGFHEYWLNETNAWIYPHLHKAAERMIELGKREPADELEWRALNQAARELLLAQSSDWAFIMRTGTMVPYAIRRTRSHLMRFNKLYDDLNQGKVDSGWLEKVEEIDNIFPSINYRAYRPL; encoded by the coding sequence ATGAGCATCGGATATCTTGCCCTCGTCCTGCACGCGCACCTACCTTTTGTCAGACACCCCGAAAGTGACTACGTTCTGGAAGAAGAGTGGTTGTATGAAGCAATTATTGAAACTTACGTGCCCTTGTTGCGGGTATTCGAAGGCTTAAAACGGGATGGGGTTGACTTCAAAATCACGATGAGTATGACGCCGCCCCTGGTGTCTATGCTGCGTGACCCACTATTACAGGAACGCTTTGATCACCATCTCGCCCAACTAGAAGAGTTGTTAGAGAAGGAAATTGATCACAACGAGCACAACGGGCATATTCGCTACCTCGCCGAATACTACGCCAAAGAATTTAAGGAAGTTCGGCAAACCTGGGAGCACTACGATCGCGATTTAGTTAAAGGATTTAAACAGTTTCTAGATAGCAATAACTTAGAAATTATTACCTGCGGGGCAACTCACGGCTACTTCCCGCTCATGAAGATGTATCCGCAAGCCGTGTGGGCCCAAATTAAAGTCGCTTGCGAGCATTACGAAGAAAACTTCGGTCAACCGCCCAAAGGCATTTGGCTCCCAGAATGCGCCTACTACGAAGGAGTAGAGCGGATGCTGGCCGACGCAGGGCTGCGCTACTTCCTCACCGATGGCCACGGTATTCTCTACGCTCGCCCTCGACCCCGGTTTGGTACTTATGCCCCCATCTTTACTGAAACTGGGGTCGCTGCTTTTGGACGGGATCATGAGTCTTCTCAACAAGTCTGGTCCTCAGAAGTGGGCTATCCTGGTGCACCCGAATACCGCGAGTTCTACAAAGATTTGGGTTGGGAAGCCGATTACGACTACATCAAGCCCTACATCATGCCCAACGGCCAGCGCAAGAACGTAGGCATTAAGTACCACAAGATTACGGGACGCGGTCTGGGTTTAGGGGACAAAGCTTTGTACGACCCCTATTGGGCGAAGGAAAAAGCGGCAGACCACGCCAGCAACTTTATGTTCAACCGTCAGCGTCAGGTGGAGCACTTGCATGGCATTATGCAGCGACCGCCGATCATTGTGTCACCCTATGATGCTGAACTCTTTGGTCACTGGTGGTACGAAGGTCCTTGGTTTATTGACTACCTGTTCCGCAAATCTTGGTACGACCAGCAAACCTACCAGATGACCCACTTAGCCGACTACCTGCGCCTCAACCCAACCCAGCAGGTTTGTAAGCCCTCGCAGTCAAGCTGGGGCTACAAAGGTTTCCACGAATACTGGCTCAATGAAACCAATGCTTGGATCTACCCGCACTTGCACAAAGCGGCGGAGCGGATGATTGAATTGGGCAAACGAGAGCCTGCGGATGAACTGGAGTGGCGCGCCCTCAACCAAGCCGCTCGCGAACTGCTGCTGGCGCAATCTTCTGACTGGGCCTTCATTATGCGGACTGGGACAATGGTGCCCTATGCGATCCGCCGGACGCGATCGCACCTGATGCGCTTTAACAAACTCTACGATGACCTAAACCAAGGCAAAGTTGATTCAGGCTGGCTAGAAAAAGTTGAGGAGATTGACAACATCTTCCCCAGCATCAACTACCGCGCCTATCGACCGCTTTAA
- a CDS encoding VOC family protein has translation MKIDKFHHVAIICSDYEQSKHFYVEILGLPIIKKHFGRSVILISWIWGRRSRPNRAIFVS, from the coding sequence ATGAAAATAGACAAATTTCATCATGTGGCAATTATTTGCTCGGACTACGAGCAGTCCAAACATTTTTATGTAGAGATTTTAGGGTTGCCAATTATCAAGAAACATTTCGGGCGGAGCGTGATTCTTATAAGTTGGATTTGGGGTCGGCGATCGCGACCAAATCGAGCTATTTTCGTTTCCTGA
- a CDS encoding slipin family protein — MGQTLLVLGILFFLTTSGLKMDREYQRGVIFRLGRIRGVKGPGMYWIIPWVDQKSQLDIRTKTVNIEPQETVTADSVTIKVNAVLYYRIIDPAKAINKVENYEMAVYQIALTTLRNVVGQNILDDVLQNRDKINFKVQEIVDEITEPWGVVIERVEMKDVEIPPNMQRAMAKEAEAIREKRARIIKAAAEQEASVKLAEASKNITENPSALELRRLQMLTEIGAENNTTTIIMMPSDFVAVAKRWAEGGANGSTPEPTPYQGTAIPFVAPIERPLEDASESDRPT; from the coding sequence ATGGGACAAACCTTATTAGTTTTAGGTATTCTTTTCTTCTTAACCACTTCGGGCCTGAAAATGGACCGGGAATACCAGCGCGGGGTAATTTTCCGCCTAGGTCGAATCAGGGGAGTTAAAGGCCCAGGAATGTATTGGATTATTCCTTGGGTTGACCAAAAATCTCAGTTAGATATCCGTACCAAAACCGTTAATATTGAACCCCAAGAAACTGTAACTGCCGATAGTGTCACTATTAAAGTAAATGCAGTTTTGTATTATCGAATTATCGACCCTGCCAAAGCCATCAATAAAGTTGAAAACTATGAGATGGCAGTTTATCAAATTGCTCTCACTACTTTACGGAATGTTGTAGGACAAAACATTTTGGATGATGTGCTACAAAACCGCGACAAAATCAACTTCAAAGTTCAAGAAATCGTGGATGAAATCACTGAACCTTGGGGCGTGGTAATCGAGCGGGTAGAAATGAAAGACGTAGAAATTCCGCCCAATATGCAACGAGCAATGGCCAAAGAAGCCGAAGCCATTCGAGAAAAACGGGCGCGAATCATCAAAGCAGCCGCAGAACAAGAAGCTTCCGTTAAATTAGCCGAAGCCTCCAAAAACATTACCGAAAATCCATCTGCCCTAGAACTGCGACGTTTGCAAATGCTGACAGAAATCGGGGCCGAGAATAACACCACCACCATCATCATGATGCCGTCAGATTTTGTAGCAGTTGCTAAGCGCTGGGCCGAAGGTGGCGCAAACGGATCTACTCCCGAACCAACCCCCTACCAAGGCACCGCTATCCCCTTCGTCGCTCCTATAGAACGTCCCTTAGAGGATGCTTCAGAAAGCGATCGCCCTACATGA
- a CDS encoding YajQ family cyclic di-GMP-binding protein translates to MAATSSFDVVSDFDRQELVNAIDQTIREIKSRFDLKDTKTTVELGEDVITINTDSEFTLDAVHTLLQTKSAKRNLSLKIFDYGTVESASGSRVRQEIKLKKGISKEIAKQISLLIRDEFKKVQASIQGDAVRVSAKDKDDLQAVIQRLKQEDLPVALQFNNYR, encoded by the coding sequence ATGGCTGCTACTTCTTCATTTGATGTTGTGAGTGATTTCGATCGTCAAGAGTTGGTGAATGCGATCGATCAAACAATTCGTGAGATCAAAAGCCGCTTTGACCTAAAAGACACCAAGACGACGGTCGAGCTTGGTGAAGATGTCATTACAATTAATACAGATAGCGAGTTTACGCTGGATGCCGTTCATACGTTGCTGCAAACAAAATCTGCAAAGCGTAATCTGTCGCTCAAAATCTTTGACTATGGCACCGTGGAGTCGGCGAGTGGCAGCCGAGTTAGGCAGGAAATTAAGTTAAAGAAAGGAATCAGCAAAGAGATTGCAAAACAAATTTCTTTGCTGATTCGTGATGAGTTTAAGAAGGTGCAGGCATCGATCCAAGGGGATGCGGTGCGGGTGTCTGCCAAGGATAAGGATGATTTGCAGGCGGTGATTCAACGGCTAAAGCAGGAAGATTTGCCTGTGGCTTTGCAGTTTAACAATTATCGCTAG
- a CDS encoding MAPEG family protein, which translates to MSLSLPVAAVLLYSIAGAALLVYIPFLVVAYGRLQVGYDSRAPRAVFEKLPPYAQRATWAHQNSFESFMLFAAAALMAYVTQQDSIWVAGAAIAYLVARLLFSLFYILDIPLGRSLMFGLGTLCIATLMGTSLTSLH; encoded by the coding sequence ATGTCTCTGTCATTGCCAGTTGCAGCAGTTTTGCTCTACAGCATTGCTGGGGCTGCATTGCTTGTCTATATTCCCTTTCTCGTTGTCGCCTATGGTCGGCTACAGGTTGGGTATGACTCCAGAGCGCCACGAGCAGTTTTTGAGAAGTTACCGCCTTACGCTCAGAGAGCAACTTGGGCGCACCAGAACTCATTTGAATCGTTTATGTTGTTTGCGGCAGCAGCTTTGATGGCTTATGTGACGCAGCAAGATTCTATTTGGGTGGCGGGAGCGGCGATCGCGTATTTGGTGGCACGGTTGCTGTTTTCGCTATTTTACATTCTGGATATTCCGCTAGGGCGATCGCTAATGTTTGGCCTTGGTACTCTGTGTATTGCCACATTGATGGGTACGAGCTTGACTTCCCTGCATTAA
- a CDS encoding DNA recombination-mediator protein A: MSQSIDLPKVDDFLQELATIQQTGSKRIALLGSRHVPITHQHLIEMMSYALVLSGNRLITSGATGTNSAAIRGAMRADPNLLTVILPQSLERQPRESREQLAQVMHLVENPENDSLTLAEASALCNLEIVSRCQQLICFAFHDSQTLLKTCQDAEEQRRIITLFYFD; the protein is encoded by the coding sequence TTGAGTCAATCGATAGATCTGCCTAAAGTAGACGATTTCTTACAAGAGCTGGCGACCATTCAGCAAACAGGGTCTAAACGCATCGCCTTGCTGGGGTCACGTCACGTTCCAATTACTCATCAACACTTAATTGAAATGATGAGTTATGCCTTGGTGCTATCCGGTAATCGTCTCATTACCTCCGGGGCAACAGGAACCAATTCCGCAGCCATTCGGGGTGCCATGCGGGCTGACCCAAACTTGCTGACGGTAATTCTGCCTCAAAGTTTGGAGCGCCAACCCCGCGAATCTCGCGAACAATTGGCCCAGGTGATGCACCTGGTAGAGAACCCAGAGAATGACAGTTTAACTTTGGCTGAAGCAAGTGCGCTGTGCAACCTAGAGATTGTTTCTCGCTGCCAGCAGCTAATTTGCTTTGCCTTCCATGACAGTCAGACGTTGCTCAAAACCTGTCAAGACGCTGAAGAGCAGCGCCGAATTATTACCCTGTTTTACTTTGACTAA
- a CDS encoding PadR family transcriptional regulator → MSLAHAILVLLTDSAQSGYDLAKQFDGSVGFFWQASHQQIYRELGKLEAQQWVEVEAIAQAGRPDKKLYHVTELGKQQLINWLGQASDPSPTREALLVKMFSGNLVPRDVILQELERRRDLHAKQLAFYRSIEEQHFANPQALPIEAQFRYLTLRKGIGYEADWLAWCEEAMQLLS, encoded by the coding sequence ATGTCTTTGGCTCATGCAATCTTGGTGCTTTTAACCGACTCTGCTCAGAGTGGCTATGACCTGGCAAAACAATTTGACGGCTCCGTAGGCTTTTTCTGGCAAGCTAGTCATCAGCAGATTTATCGGGAGTTAGGCAAGCTAGAGGCACAGCAATGGGTTGAGGTAGAAGCGATCGCTCAGGCTGGCCGACCAGATAAAAAGCTGTATCACGTCACCGAACTGGGTAAGCAGCAATTGATTAATTGGCTGGGGCAAGCTAGTGACCCCAGCCCAACTAGAGAAGCCTTGTTAGTCAAAATGTTTTCAGGCAACTTAGTGCCCCGTGACGTGATCTTGCAAGAACTAGAGCGACGTCGTGACTTACATGCCAAACAGTTAGCCTTCTATCGCAGCATTGAGGAGCAGCATTTTGCTAACCCTCAAGCGTTACCAATAGAAGCTCAGTTTCGCTACTTGACTCTCCGCAAAGGCATCGGCTATGAGGCAGATTGGCTAGCTTGGTGTGAGGAAGCCATGCAGCTACTCAGTTGA
- a CDS encoding carotenoid oxygenase family protein, translating to MVSTAQPTQTQTAWSKAIPPTSTNAIAQPIKEFGLTPLSVISGAIPPGLRGSLYRNGPARLERGGYDAQHWFDGDGAILGVHFSDGGATGAYRFVQTADYQAEAQAGRLLYGGYGTMPSGSLWDRLTKGTKNAANTSVLALSDKLLALWEGGQPHALDLQTLETSGIESLGQLGGEKRYSAHPKRDPQTGEIFNFGVGYGKTGILHVYRSDKTGQIRQHNAIALDGFPLIHDFVLAGPYLIFFIPPVRLNPFPVLLKLQSYSDALTWKPELGTQILVLDRDTLAVVSRGEADPWYQWHFGNGYVDPNGVVVVDIVRYPDFQTNQYLQEVATGKTHTIAQGTLWQLRLQPESGKVLAMTELLDRGCEFPAVNPQEVGQASRFTYLSAHRPGIDISQEMFGAIARFDHQTGQSMTADLGDRCYPTEPIYAPDCENSDQGWILTVVFDGKTDRSEVQIFASDRLNDAPVCRLALPSIIPLGFHGTWKPN from the coding sequence ATGGTTAGTACGGCCCAACCGACGCAAACTCAAACAGCATGGTCTAAGGCGATTCCCCCCACCAGCACCAATGCGATCGCTCAACCTATAAAAGAATTTGGCCTCACGCCCTTATCGGTGATTTCGGGGGCAATTCCTCCCGGATTAAGGGGTTCACTCTATCGCAATGGTCCCGCTCGCCTAGAACGAGGCGGCTACGATGCTCAGCATTGGTTTGATGGCGATGGTGCAATTCTCGGCGTGCATTTTAGCGATGGGGGTGCCACTGGAGCCTACCGCTTTGTTCAAACAGCAGACTACCAAGCAGAAGCCCAAGCAGGTCGCTTACTCTATGGCGGCTATGGCACCATGCCCTCAGGCTCCCTATGGGATCGGCTGACAAAAGGGACAAAAAATGCCGCGAACACCTCGGTGCTAGCTCTGTCGGACAAACTTCTAGCGCTGTGGGAAGGCGGACAGCCTCACGCCCTAGACCTCCAGACCCTAGAAACATCAGGTATAGAAAGTCTGGGCCAACTGGGTGGAGAAAAGCGCTATTCGGCTCACCCCAAACGTGACCCGCAAACTGGCGAGATTTTTAACTTTGGCGTGGGTTATGGCAAAACAGGCATACTCCACGTTTATCGCAGCGACAAAACAGGCCAAATTCGCCAGCACAACGCGATCGCCCTAGATGGTTTCCCCTTAATTCATGACTTTGTCCTAGCAGGGCCGTATCTGATCTTTTTCATCCCCCCTGTGCGGCTCAATCCTTTCCCTGTCCTGCTAAAACTGCAAAGCTACAGCGATGCCCTGACCTGGAAGCCCGAACTCGGCACTCAAATTTTAGTTCTGGATCGGGACACTCTCGCTGTAGTGAGCCGTGGCGAAGCAGATCCTTGGTATCAGTGGCACTTTGGCAATGGCTATGTAGACCCCAATGGCGTAGTTGTTGTAGATATAGTTCGCTATCCAGACTTCCAAACGAATCAGTATCTGCAAGAAGTCGCAACTGGAAAGACCCACACGATCGCTCAGGGCACTTTATGGCAACTCCGACTCCAGCCTGAGTCAGGTAAGGTTCTAGCCATGACAGAACTGCTCGATCGCGGCTGCGAATTTCCCGCAGTGAATCCCCAAGAAGTCGGGCAAGCCTCTCGCTTTACCTATCTCTCCGCTCATCGTCCTGGGATAGATATTAGCCAAGAAATGTTTGGGGCGATCGCTCGTTTTGATCACCAAACTGGGCAAAGCATGACCGCTGATTTAGGCGATCGCTGCTACCCCACAGAACCCATCTACGCGCCGGATTGCGAGAATTCTGACCAAGGTTGGATTCTGACTGTGGTGTTTGATGGCAAAACGGATCGCAGTGAAGTGCAAATTTTCGCTAGCGATCGCCTGAATGATGCTCCGGTTTGCCGGTTAGCGTTGCCTAGTATCATTCCCTTGGGCTTTCATGGCACCTGGAAACCAAACTAG
- a CDS encoding DRTGG domain-containing protein: MPKSPKYLLVGSTEAYSGKSAMILGVAYQLKERGLDIAYGKPLGTCLSESGTDALDEDVRFFSQVLNLSENRLQPTLLSLDEQTVQSRIQGLDHTNYRQILTQYLQMQGGDLVLLEGPGTLQEGSLFDLSLLQVAETVDASVLLVARCHSLLLVDGLLAAKQQLGDRLIGVLINDIPKEQLETVDKVVRPFLAQHEIPVLGLFPRSDLLRSVSVRELVNQLNAEVLCRGDRLDLMVESLTIGAMNVSSALKYFQKARNMAVVTGGDRTDIQLAALETSTQCLILTGHLPPSRTIISRADDLEIPILSVDLDTLTTVEIIDRAFGQVRLHEPIKMQYVQQMVAEHFDINQLMAKLNLEPAVTLQ; the protein is encoded by the coding sequence GTGCCAAAGTCCCCGAAGTATTTGTTAGTAGGATCAACGGAAGCTTACAGTGGTAAGTCAGCCATGATCCTGGGTGTGGCTTACCAGTTGAAAGAGCGAGGCCTAGACATTGCCTATGGTAAGCCTTTGGGCACCTGCTTAAGCGAATCTGGAACGGATGCGCTGGATGAAGATGTGCGGTTTTTCTCTCAGGTTCTAAATTTATCTGAAAATCGCTTGCAGCCAACGTTGCTCTCTTTGGATGAGCAGACGGTGCAAAGTCGGATTCAAGGCTTGGACCACACCAATTATCGCCAAATCCTGACGCAATACTTGCAGATGCAGGGAGGAGACTTGGTGCTTTTAGAAGGACCAGGAACGCTGCAAGAGGGGAGTTTGTTTGATCTCTCGCTCCTCCAGGTAGCAGAAACGGTGGATGCGTCTGTGTTGTTGGTGGCGCGTTGTCACTCGTTATTGCTGGTGGATGGGTTGCTGGCTGCCAAGCAGCAATTGGGCGATCGCTTGATTGGCGTGTTAATTAACGATATTCCCAAAGAGCAGCTAGAAACGGTGGACAAGGTGGTGCGGCCCTTTTTAGCGCAACATGAAATTCCTGTGCTAGGGCTATTTCCCCGCAGTGATTTGCTGCGGAGTGTCAGTGTGCGCGAACTGGTCAATCAGCTCAATGCCGAAGTACTCTGCCGAGGCGATCGCTTAGATCTGATGGTGGAAAGCCTGACGATCGGGGCGATGAATGTTAGCTCCGCTTTGAAGTACTTCCAAAAAGCACGCAATATGGCGGTGGTCACGGGAGGCGATCGCACAGATATTCAGCTCGCTGCCCTGGAAACCTCGACGCAGTGCCTGATTCTGACTGGGCATTTGCCACCTTCGCGCACCATTATTAGTCGCGCGGACGATCTAGAAATTCCTATTCTCTCCGTAGACCTCGATACACTGACCACGGTAGAAATCATTGACCGTGCTTTTGGTCAGGTGCGTCTGCATGAGCCAATCAAGATGCAGTATGTCCAGCAAATGGTAGCGGAGCATTTTGACATTAATCAGCTCATGGCAAAACTGAATCTAGAACCCGCTGTAACCCTCCAGTAG
- the ebsA gene encoding type IV pilus biogenesis protein EbsA translates to MSIEQLQPAASRDVNVYMPYYQGNKRNVLPLAISLYQKGALEGQRKIEGGDGIPFIATWNVSMLPADLTRCRMQFEGNAELSYELMMANFEFVDCLIDLLMTFKRSRNADFSQAFYRKLLRLED, encoded by the coding sequence ATGTCCATCGAACAACTCCAGCCAGCTGCTAGCCGGGATGTCAACGTCTATATGCCCTACTATCAGGGCAACAAGCGAAATGTGCTGCCCCTTGCCATCAGCCTTTATCAGAAGGGAGCTTTAGAAGGACAGCGCAAAATTGAGGGCGGGGATGGGATTCCATTTATTGCTACTTGGAACGTATCCATGTTGCCCGCAGACTTAACTCGTTGCCGAATGCAGTTTGAAGGCAATGCGGAGCTGAGCTACGAATTAATGATGGCTAACTTTGAGTTTGTCGATTGCTTGATTGACTTGTTGATGACCTTCAAGCGCAGTCGCAATGCTGATTTCTCGCAAGCCTTCTACCGCAAGCTCTTGCGCTTAGAGGACTAA
- a CDS encoding radical SAM protein, whose protein sequence is MAPLVANYYLTYRCNARCHFCDIWALEPPHEASFETIKQNLQDLRRLGVKYVDFTGGEPLLRADVAQIYTEAKQQGFQTSMTTNTILYPKKAKEIQGLVDFLNFSLDGGDAETHDQSRGVRIFDTLVESVKLAHSLGEHPVLNHTVTAQNYERIGEVGELGLQLGARVWLNPAFTAHSNYNDKKNPTPDMVAAIEAAAKKFNNVGYNKAALAFIEAGGNDTKNPRCKAVDAVIAISPDDKLLLPCYHFAQTGVPIEGRLYELYRQNEVVEEYRQSQGKLSVCEGCTVWCYLIPSFFKGVDKYWWLNQITYAGEFLARKRFLQRV, encoded by the coding sequence ATGGCACCTCTGGTTGCAAATTACTACTTGACATATCGCTGCAACGCCCGCTGCCACTTCTGTGACATCTGGGCATTGGAGCCGCCACATGAAGCGAGCTTTGAGACTATCAAGCAGAATCTACAAGATCTACGACGGCTGGGAGTTAAATATGTAGACTTTACAGGTGGTGAACCACTGCTGCGAGCCGATGTAGCGCAGATCTATACGGAAGCAAAGCAGCAGGGCTTCCAGACCAGCATGACGACGAACACGATTCTCTATCCCAAGAAGGCGAAAGAGATTCAAGGTCTGGTTGATTTTCTTAATTTCTCGCTGGATGGCGGTGACGCTGAGACTCATGATCAGTCGCGGGGCGTGAGAATTTTTGACACCCTAGTTGAATCGGTTAAACTCGCTCATTCCTTGGGAGAGCACCCGGTTCTTAACCATACAGTGACAGCTCAAAATTATGAGCGGATTGGCGAAGTGGGTGAGCTGGGTCTTCAGCTAGGGGCGCGCGTTTGGCTCAACCCTGCTTTCACCGCTCACAGCAACTACAACGATAAGAAAAACCCAACGCCTGATATGGTGGCCGCGATCGAAGCAGCTGCTAAGAAATTTAACAATGTTGGTTACAATAAGGCTGCCCTGGCTTTTATTGAGGCTGGTGGTAATGACACCAAAAATCCACGCTGCAAAGCGGTGGATGCTGTGATCGCTATTTCACCCGACGACAAATTGCTCCTACCCTGCTATCACTTTGCTCAAACGGGTGTCCCGATTGAAGGACGGCTGTATGAACTTTATCGCCAAAATGAGGTGGTAGAGGAATATCGTCAGTCGCAGGGCAAACTATCTGTCTGTGAAGGCTGTACGGTTTGGTGCTATCTCATTCCCAGCTTCTTCAAGGGTGTAGATAAATATTGGTGGTTGAATCAAATAACCTATGCGGGAGAATTCCTGGCCCGGAAACGATTCCTTCAGCGAGTTTGA